Proteins from a genomic interval of Uloborus diversus isolate 005 chromosome 4, Udiv.v.3.1, whole genome shotgun sequence:
- the LOC129221019 gene encoding uncharacterized protein LOC129221019, translated as MIDNHTSSHAMETSFRSSLSSETGWARVFKDGSILERSHGVEAGIHRELFSFYLPMGPLTTAFDGEVEAITVAVQHPSIRAHSFERSVLTSGSKSVLQAFQKDLKSVQRILECWILLKELAKRISL; from the coding sequence ATGATAGACAATCATACAAGTTCACATGCAATGGAGACTAGTTTCAGAAGTTCCCTGTCCTCTGAAACTGGTTGGGCACGTGTCTTCAAGGATGGCTCTATCCTGGAAAGATCACATGGTGTTGAAGCTGGTATTCACAGGGagctttttagtttttacttaccGATGGGACCTCTTACTACTGCCTTTGACGGTGAAGTTGAAGCTATTACTGTAGCTGTTCAACATCCGTCAATTCGTGCCCACTCTTTTGAAAGATCAGTTCTAACGTCAGGTTCTAAAAGTGTGCTACAGGCATTCCAGAAGGATTTAAAGAGTGTCCAAAGAATTTTAGAGTGTTGGATTTTACTTAAGGAACTGGCCAAAAGAATTTCATTATAA